A window from Macaca thibetana thibetana isolate TM-01 chromosome 7, ASM2454274v1, whole genome shotgun sequence encodes these proteins:
- the LOC126959277 gene encoding putative GED domain-containing protein DNM1P46 — protein MLQLAGVSNSTCGGMRNVSADTRNRKPQGKGSKAEENGSDSFMHSMDSQLERQMETTQNLENSYMAIVNNTMWDLTVGVTPKTIMHVMINNMHAPPHGDRGLLTTRSPVPVLVWGPEHADGGVSRAGAAVRRDAVHAPHAEGGAQRHRQHQQGHHQHAHVVCGQL, from the exons ATGCTTCAGTTGGCTGGAGTGAGCAATTCAACTTGTGGAGGAATGAGAAATGTTAGTGCTGacacaagaaacagaaaaccccAGGGTAAG GGCAGCAAAGCCGAGGAGAATGGCTCCGACAGCTTCATGCACTCCATGGACTCACAGCTGGAGCGGCAAATGGAAACCACCCAGAACCTGGAGAACTCCTATATGGCCATTGTCAACAACACCATGTGGGACCTCACGGTTGGTGTCACGCCCAAGACCATCATGCACGTCATGATCAACAACATGCATGCACCGCCTCATGGGGACAGGGGGCTCCT GACAACCAGGAGTCCTGTCCCTGTACTCGTGTGGGGACCAGAACACGCTGATGGAGGAGTCAGCAGAGCAGGCGCAGCGGTCCGCCGAGATGCTGTGCATGCGCCACATGCTGAAGGAGGCGCTCAGCGTCATCGGCAACATCAACAAGGCCACCATCAGCACGCCCACGTGGTCTGTGGACAACTCTAG